One window of Rhizobium leguminosarum genomic DNA carries:
- a CDS encoding ATP-binding cassette domain-containing protein produces the protein MADQRTPLVELKNISISFGGIHAVDNASVDLYPGEVVALLGHNGAGKSTLIKILSGAYKRDSGDILINGEPADIRNPRDAKKYGIETIYQTLAVADNVDAAANLYLGRELKTRWGTLDDVAMEASAREVMGRLNPNFKRFKEPVKALSGGQRQSVAIARAILFNARILIMDEPTAALGPQETAQVGELIKQLKKEGIGIFLISHDIHDVFDLADRVSVMKNGQLVGHARTEDVTKDEVLGMIILGKVPPKAIPGPGAMQI, from the coding sequence ATGGCTGATCAACGCACTCCCCTCGTGGAACTGAAAAACATCTCGATCTCCTTCGGCGGCATCCATGCCGTGGACAATGCCTCGGTCGATCTCTACCCCGGTGAAGTCGTGGCCCTGCTCGGCCACAACGGCGCCGGCAAATCGACGCTGATCAAGATCCTCTCCGGCGCCTACAAGCGCGACAGCGGCGATATCCTGATCAATGGCGAGCCGGCCGATATCCGCAATCCGCGCGACGCCAAGAAATATGGCATCGAGACGATCTACCAGACGCTCGCCGTTGCCGACAATGTCGACGCCGCCGCCAATCTCTATCTCGGCCGCGAGCTGAAGACCCGCTGGGGCACGCTCGATGACGTGGCGATGGAAGCCTCGGCCCGCGAAGTGATGGGGCGGCTCAACCCCAACTTCAAGCGCTTCAAGGAGCCGGTGAAGGCGCTTTCGGGCGGCCAGCGGCAATCGGTGGCGATTGCGCGGGCCATCCTCTTCAACGCCCGCATCCTGATCATGGACGAGCCGACGGCGGCACTCGGCCCCCAGGAGACGGCGCAGGTGGGCGAGCTGATCAAGCAGCTGAAGAAGGAAGGCATCGGCATCTTCCTCATCAGCCACGACATCCACGACGTCTTCGACCTCGCCGACCGCGTCTCGGTGATGAAGAACGGCCAGCTCGTCGGCCACGCCCGCACCGAGGATGTGACCAAGGACGAAGTGCTGGGGATGATCATCCTCGGCAAGGTGCCGCCCAAAGCCATCCCCGGCCCCGGCGCCATGCAGATCTGA
- a CDS encoding sugar ABC transporter permease: MAEMVKSTTSSGPRTAEASPLTRFFRATEIDTRLLGMIGALVIIWIGFHIITGGLFLTPRNLWNLSVQTTDIAVMTTGMVLIIVTRNIDLSVGSVLGLCGMIMGVTQAKILPEYIGFDSPFTWAITLLVGVLAGCLIGAFQGIIIAFLNVPSFIVTLGGLLVWRGATWLVTSGQTVAPMDQTFRIMGGGAEGSIGATWSWIVGIAACLFVVASIIGSRRQRRRFGFPRRPIWAEYFLATLSCVLILGAVSIANSYYWPINIAKKYAETNNIPWPETGLDIPYGIAVPVLIAIVVGIIMTFIATRLRFGRYVFAIGGNPEAAELAGIKTRWVTVRIFALMGILAAIAAAISTARLNAATNSQGTLDELYTIAAAVIGGTSLAGGTGTIAGAMLGALVMQSLQSGMVLAHVDTPLQSVVVGTVLVVAVWLDTVYRSRAK, from the coding sequence ATGGCCGAAATGGTAAAATCAACGACATCAAGCGGACCGCGAACGGCGGAAGCCAGTCCGCTGACCCGCTTCTTCCGGGCGACCGAGATCGACACGCGCCTGCTCGGCATGATCGGCGCGCTTGTTATCATCTGGATCGGCTTCCACATCATCACCGGCGGCCTTTTCCTGACCCCGCGCAATCTCTGGAACCTCTCGGTCCAGACGACCGACATCGCCGTCATGACCACCGGCATGGTGCTGATCATCGTCACCCGCAACATCGACCTTTCGGTTGGTTCCGTGCTCGGCCTCTGCGGCATGATCATGGGCGTGACCCAGGCCAAGATCCTGCCGGAATATATCGGCTTCGACAGCCCCTTCACCTGGGCGATCACACTGCTGGTCGGCGTGTTGGCCGGCTGCCTGATCGGCGCCTTTCAGGGCATCATCATCGCCTTCCTGAACGTGCCCTCCTTCATCGTCACGCTCGGCGGCCTGCTCGTCTGGCGCGGCGCGACCTGGCTTGTGACCAGCGGCCAGACGGTTGCGCCGATGGACCAGACTTTCCGCATCATGGGCGGTGGCGCAGAGGGCTCGATCGGCGCCACCTGGAGCTGGATCGTCGGCATCGCCGCCTGCCTCTTCGTCGTCGCCAGCATTATCGGCTCGCGCCGGCAGCGCCGCCGCTTCGGCTTTCCGCGCCGACCGATCTGGGCCGAGTATTTCCTCGCCACCCTCAGCTGCGTGCTGATCCTCGGTGCGGTCTCTATCGCCAACAGCTATTACTGGCCGATCAACATCGCCAAGAAATATGCCGAGACCAACAATATCCCCTGGCCCGAGACCGGCCTGGATATTCCCTACGGCATCGCCGTGCCGGTGCTGATCGCCATCGTCGTCGGCATCATCATGACCTTCATCGCCACACGGCTGCGCTTCGGCCGCTATGTCTTCGCAATCGGTGGCAACCCTGAGGCGGCAGAGCTCGCCGGTATCAAGACCCGCTGGGTCACCGTGCGCATCTTCGCGCTGATGGGCATTCTGGCGGCCATTGCGGCGGCGATTTCCACCGCCCGCCTCAACGCCGCAACCAACTCGCAGGGCACGCTCGACGAGCTCTACACCATCGCCGCCGCCGTTATCGGCGGGACGTCGCTGGCAGGCGGCACCGGCACGATTGCCGGCGCCATGCTCGGCGCGCTCGTCATGCAATCGCTGCAATCCGGCATGGTTCTCGCGCATGTCGACACACCGCTGCAGAGCGTCGTCGTCGGCACCGTCCTCGTCGTGGCGGTCTGGCTCGACACCGTCTATCGCTCTCGTGCCAAGTGA
- the xylF gene encoding D-xylose ABC transporter substrate-binding protein, translating to MKSILKLMAGAAILVSVHTVAMAADLVVGVSWSNFQEERWKTDEAAIKKALEAKGAKYISADAQSSAAKQLTDVESLISQGANALIILAQDSDAIGPAIEKAAAEGIPVVGYDRLIENPAAFYITFDNKEVGRLQAEGVFKAKPEGNYVFIKGSSSDPNADFLFSGQQEVLKAAIDAGKIKNVGEAYTDGWLPENAQRNMEQFLTANNNKVDAVVASNDGTAGGAIAALDAQGLAGSVPVSGQDGDKAALNRIALGTQTVSVWKDSRELGTRAAEIALDLAGGKDMSKIDGAQTFKGGPKGVEMQSVFLKPQAITKENLNVVIDAGWISKAEACQGVKAGAVAACK from the coding sequence ATGAAGTCTATTTTGAAGCTGATGGCCGGGGCGGCCATTCTTGTTTCCGTGCATACCGTTGCCATGGCTGCCGATCTCGTCGTCGGCGTTTCCTGGTCGAATTTCCAGGAAGAGCGCTGGAAGACCGACGAAGCCGCCATCAAGAAGGCTCTCGAAGCCAAGGGCGCCAAGTACATTTCCGCTGACGCGCAGTCTTCAGCCGCAAAGCAGCTGACCGACGTCGAATCGCTTATTTCGCAGGGCGCCAACGCGCTGATCATTCTCGCCCAGGATTCCGACGCCATCGGCCCGGCGATCGAAAAGGCCGCTGCTGAAGGTATCCCGGTTGTTGGCTACGACCGCCTGATCGAAAACCCGGCTGCCTTCTACATCACCTTCGACAACAAGGAAGTCGGCCGCTTGCAGGCTGAAGGCGTCTTCAAGGCCAAGCCGGAAGGCAATTACGTCTTCATCAAGGGCTCGTCTTCCGACCCGAACGCCGACTTCTTGTTTTCGGGCCAGCAGGAAGTGCTGAAGGCCGCGATCGACGCCGGCAAGATCAAGAATGTCGGCGAAGCCTATACGGACGGCTGGCTGCCGGAGAACGCTCAGCGCAACATGGAGCAGTTCCTGACCGCCAACAACAACAAGGTTGACGCCGTTGTTGCTTCGAACGACGGCACGGCCGGCGGCGCGATCGCAGCCCTCGACGCCCAGGGCCTTGCCGGTTCCGTTCCGGTTTCCGGCCAGGACGGCGACAAGGCGGCACTGAACCGCATCGCTCTCGGCACGCAGACGGTTTCCGTCTGGAAGGACAGCCGCGAACTCGGCACCCGCGCTGCCGAAATCGCTCTCGACCTCGCCGGCGGCAAGGACATGAGCAAGATCGACGGCGCCCAGACCTTCAAGGGCGGCCCGAAGGGCGTCGAAATGCAGTCTGTCTTCCTGAAGCCGCAGGCAATCACCAAGGAAAACCTCAACGTCGTCATCGACGCCGGCTGGATTTCCAAGGCTGAAGCCTGCCAGGGCGTCAAGGCCGGCGCTGTCGCTGCCTGCAAGTAA
- a CDS encoding ROK family transcriptional regulator, with protein MLTKSSTELVRQRNSVLVLSVLRRHGALAHTEISDSTGLSSATISAITADLERAQIIEKSEQQAASGRGRPRVLLRQRRDCGYLIVVIISSDAVQYSLVDYAGKLIDRFSEERSHDPSGAARFVQAVRAGLSRILDRSRITQEKVLLISISSKGLVNSTEPVLVWSPIFGSEQIDFESALRPEWQAKVILDNETLLVAAALGARAEIVKGADFRSLAALSLGHSVGLGIVRRGNQTGQEISAPNFGHMLHMAGGGLCRCGTRGCIEAYAGFYAILRSAFEVPLDTIPAKFVPVAELDKIAAKARQGHRIPAFAFRQAGLALGNGLSRMLSLTERMPIAITGPGTRYYDLLRQGIEEGLGQSHIVRMEGMPEIRVVADEQILVFEGHLNRALSVIDQDIVVSGGQGGD; from the coding sequence ATGCTGACCAAGTCGAGCACGGAGCTGGTCCGGCAGAGAAACAGCGTGCTCGTGCTGTCCGTGCTGCGCCGCCACGGCGCGCTCGCGCATACGGAAATATCCGATTCCACCGGCCTTTCCTCGGCCACTATCTCGGCGATCACAGCCGATCTGGAACGCGCCCAGATCATCGAAAAATCCGAGCAGCAGGCGGCCAGCGGCCGCGGCCGGCCGCGTGTGCTTTTGCGCCAGCGGCGCGATTGCGGCTATCTCATCGTCGTCATCATCTCTTCGGATGCGGTGCAATATTCGCTTGTGGATTATGCGGGCAAGCTGATCGATCGTTTCAGCGAGGAACGCTCGCATGATCCCTCGGGTGCGGCCCGCTTCGTCCAGGCGGTGCGCGCCGGGCTTTCGCGCATTCTCGATCGTTCCAGGATCACCCAGGAAAAAGTGCTGTTGATCTCGATCAGCAGCAAGGGGTTGGTCAATTCCACCGAGCCGGTTCTCGTCTGGTCGCCGATCTTCGGCAGCGAGCAGATCGATTTCGAATCAGCACTGCGGCCGGAATGGCAGGCGAAGGTGATCCTCGACAACGAGACGCTGCTGGTTGCCGCCGCCCTTGGCGCGCGCGCGGAGATCGTCAAGGGCGCCGACTTCCGCTCGCTTGCCGCCCTTTCGCTCGGCCACAGCGTCGGCCTCGGTATCGTCCGGCGCGGCAACCAGACAGGCCAGGAGATCTCGGCGCCCAATTTCGGGCACATGCTGCACATGGCGGGTGGCGGCCTCTGCCGCTGCGGCACGCGCGGCTGCATCGAAGCCTATGCCGGCTTCTACGCCATCCTGCGCAGCGCCTTCGAAGTCCCGCTCGATACGATCCCCGCAAAATTCGTGCCCGTCGCCGAACTCGACAAGATCGCCGCCAAAGCCCGCCAAGGCCACCGCATCCCCGCCTTCGCCTTCCGCCAGGCAGGCCTGGCGCTTGGCAACGGTCTGTCGCGCATGCTCAGCCTCACCGAACGCATGCCCATCGCCATCACCGGCCCCGGCACCCGCTATTACGACCTTCTGCGCCAAGGGATCGAAGAGGGGCTCGGCCAGTCGCACATCGTGCGCATGGAAGGCATGCCGGAAATCCGGGTGGTCGCCGACGAACAGATCCTCGTCTTCGAGGGCCATCTCAACCGGGCACTGTCGGTGATCGACCAGGATATTGTTGTCTCGGGGGGGCAGGGCGGAGACTAG
- a CDS encoding transposase, which translates to MSDSLQAVDWDDLVERLGSAEELEASAREAGALLRKRQVGGAADLLRLCFAYVLGGFSLRTLAAWADQRGLASMSDVAMLKRLKASADWVGYLVSELLAERCPEAFAGMRSDLRLMAVDATVVAPPGPKRAYWMVHTVFDLSRLKLCSVEVTDRREAERLSRGVKAGELRIADRAHAKATDLATVVKAGADFLVRAPSSYPRLLDGDGHLLDRLALCREAGDKGVLDRSVRIQDGKSKIEVAARVVILPLPPEAAAKARRAARRLAAKARYKPSDAGIEMAGYLVLLTSLAADDWPPERLASTYRLRWQIELAFKRMKSLIGLESLRAKDADLARLWINIALLAALLAEDDLPALDPEAPDSLPLAA; encoded by the coding sequence ATGAGCGATTCGTTACAAGCAGTGGATTGGGACGACCTAGTGGAACGGCTAGGCTCGGCGGAAGAGCTGGAGGCGAGCGCACGCGAGGCCGGGGCGCTGCTTCGCAAACGGCAGGTGGGCGGCGCGGCCGACCTGCTGCGATTGTGTTTCGCCTATGTGCTTGGTGGTTTTTCGCTTCGAACCTTGGCGGCCTGGGCCGATCAGCGGGGGCTCGCGTCGATGTCCGACGTGGCTATGCTTAAGCGTCTGAAGGCCAGCGCCGATTGGGTGGGCTATCTGGTTTCGGAGTTGCTTGCCGAGCGCTGCCCCGAAGCCTTCGCCGGTATGCGTAGTGACCTGCGGCTGATGGCGGTTGACGCCACGGTCGTTGCACCGCCTGGGCCTAAGCGGGCCTACTGGATGGTGCATACGGTGTTCGACCTTTCACGGCTGAAGCTCTGTTCGGTTGAAGTCACCGATCGTCGTGAAGCCGAACGGCTGTCGCGCGGCGTCAAGGCCGGCGAGCTTCGGATCGCCGACCGTGCCCATGCCAAGGCGACCGATCTGGCTACAGTGGTCAAGGCTGGGGCTGATTTTCTGGTCCGCGCCCCTTCCAGCTATCCGCGCTTGCTGGATGGCGACGGCCACCTGCTGGATCGCTTGGCGCTCTGCCGCGAAGCGGGCGACAAGGGTGTGCTTGATCGGTCCGTGAGGATCCAGGACGGCAAGTCCAAGATCGAGGTGGCGGCACGGGTGGTGATCTTACCTTTACCGCCTGAGGCCGCCGCAAAAGCCAGGCGAGCGGCACGCCGGTTGGCGGCCAAGGCGCGATACAAGCCTAGCGATGCCGGCATCGAGATGGCCGGCTACCTGGTGCTGCTGACTTCGCTCGCAGCCGACGACTGGCCGCCGGAGCGGCTCGCCTCGACCTATCGGCTGCGATGGCAGATCGAACTGGCCTTCAAACGCATGAAGTCGTTGATCGGTTTGGAAAGCCTGCGCGCCAAGGACGCTGACCTGGCCCGCTTGTGGATCAACATCGCCTTGCTCGCCGCGCTGCTGGCCGAAGACGACCTGCCGGCCCTCGATCCCGAGGCGCCGGACTCTCTCCCCCTGGCGGCTTGA
- the iolG gene encoding inositol 2-dehydrogenase, protein MTVRFGLLGAGRIGKVHAKAVSGDANAKLVAVADAFPQAADAIASAYGCEVRTIEAIEAAKDIDAVVICTPTDTHADLIERFARAGKAIFCEKPIDLDVARVKACMKVVEETGAKLMVGFNRRFDPHFMAVRKVIDDGKIGDVEMVTITSRDPGAPPVDYIKRSGGIFRDMTIHDFDMARFLLDEEPVSVLATAAVLVDKAIGEAGDYDSVSVILQTKSGRQAIISNSRRATYGYDQRIEVHGAKGMAAAENQRPVSIEVANGDGYTRPPLHDFFMTRYTEAYANEIAAFIAAIEKGTKIAPSGADGLAALALADAAVQSVKEGKLIKVG, encoded by the coding sequence ATGACAGTGAGATTTGGTCTTCTCGGCGCCGGCCGCATCGGCAAGGTTCATGCCAAAGCCGTCAGCGGCGACGCCAATGCAAAGCTCGTCGCGGTCGCGGACGCCTTTCCGCAGGCGGCCGACGCCATCGCTTCGGCCTATGGCTGCGAGGTCCGCACCATCGAGGCGATCGAGGCTGCCAAGGATATCGACGCCGTCGTCATCTGCACGCCGACCGACACCCATGCCGACCTGATCGAGCGCTTCGCCCGTGCCGGCAAGGCGATCTTCTGCGAAAAGCCGATCGATCTCGACGTTGCCCGCGTCAAGGCCTGCATGAAGGTGGTGGAAGAGACCGGCGCCAAGCTGATGGTCGGCTTCAACCGCCGCTTCGACCCGCATTTCATGGCGGTGCGCAAGGTGATCGACGACGGCAAGATCGGCGATGTCGAGATGGTGACAATCACCTCGCGCGACCCCGGCGCTCCGCCGGTGGATTACATCAAGCGCTCGGGCGGTATCTTCCGCGACATGACGATCCACGATTTCGACATGGCCCGCTTCCTGCTCGACGAAGAGCCGGTCTCGGTGCTGGCGACCGCCGCCGTGCTGGTCGACAAGGCGATCGGCGAAGCCGGCGACTACGACAGCGTCTCGGTGATCCTGCAGACGAAATCCGGCAGGCAGGCGATCATCTCCAATTCCCGCCGCGCCACCTATGGCTACGACCAGCGCATCGAAGTGCATGGCGCAAAGGGCATGGCCGCGGCCGAAAACCAGCGCCCGGTCTCGATCGAAGTGGCAAACGGCGACGGCTACACCCGCCCGCCGCTGCATGATTTCTTCATGACCCGCTACACCGAAGCCTATGCCAACGAAATCGCCGCCTTCATCGCCGCAATCGAAAAGGGCACGAAGATCGCGCCCTCCGGCGCCGATGGCCTGGCCGCGCTGGCGCTGGCCGATGCGGCGGTGCAGTCGGTTAAGGAAGGCAAGCTGATCAAGGTTGGGTGA